The Variovorax sp. PMC12 genome segment GCTGATTGCCGCGTGCTCCGCGCGCCGCGCCACCGCGCAGCAGCGCACGGCCATCGTGCATTGCGCCGAGATGATGGTCGAGGCCGCGGGCCGCGGCGACCTCAACGACTACATGAAGGCCGACCGCGCGCTCGACCTCGTCAACCACCAGGCGAGCCACAACGATTCGGCGGTGAAGGCCGTGGTGCCGCTGATCGTGCAGTGCCGGCGCTTCTGGTACGCCTACCAGCACGAGGGCGAGATCGTCGAGGGCGCGAACGCGCACCTCGAACTGGCGCAGGGCATCGCCACCGGCGACGAGGCCGCCGCCATTGCCGGCGCCGACCGGCTGATGGACTACCTCGAAGTGTTCGCGCGCAAGATCATCGACAGGTAGGCCCCGCCGGTCAGCTGCCCGCCGCGCGCCGCCGCTGCCGCAGCACCGTCGCGCTCTCGCCGCCCTGGCCCCAGTTGTCGGGGTCGATCTCGTCGATCAGCACCGTCACGTCTTCGGGCCGCTTGCCCAGCACCTCCTGCAGCAGCCTGGTGGCGCCGGCGATCAGCGCGGCCTTCTGCTCGCGGGTGGCGGGTTGCTCGCGGCGAGCGAGGCGGATGGTGACGAGGGGCATGAGCGGATTCCTCCAGAGGGCGTGGCTGCGTGATTCTGCCAACGCTGCCCGCCGCGCTGCGCACGCTGGCTGAGCCAGATGCTCGCGATCACGATGCCGATGCCCAGCATCTGCCATGCAGAGAGGCTCTGCCCCAGCAGCGCCCAGCCCAATATCACGGCCGTCACCGGGCTCAGGAAGGCCAGCGGCGCGATCGCCGAGGGCTCCAGCCGGGCCACGCCGCGGAACCACACGATGTAGGTCAGCGCGGCGCCCACCAGGCCGAGCCAGCCGAAGCCGATCCAGTTGTGCAGCGTGAGCGAGGGCAGCGGCGGCTCCAGCAGCAGCGCCACCGGCAACAGCAGCAGGCCGCCCGCCGTGAGCTGCCACGCCGTGAAGGTGAGGGCCGACACCGGCGGCTGCCAGCGCCGGCTCAGCACCGTGCCAAAGGCCATCGACACCGCGGCTGCAATCGCTGCGGCGATGCCGACGGCGTCGAGTGCCGCGTTCGGCGTGAGCACCAGCAGCGCGACCCCGCCGATGCCCACCACCGCCGCCGCCACCGACAGCGCGCGCACCGGCGCGCCCAAAAAGGCGCCGGCCAGGAACACCACCAGCAGCGGCTGCACTGACGTGATGGTGGCCGCCACGCCGCCCGGCAGCCGGTACGCCGCCAGGAACAGCATCGCCCACAGCACCGAGAAATTCAGCGCGCCGAGCACGAAGATGCGGCCCCACCATGCGCGCTCCGGCAGCTTGCGCACGATCAGCATCAACAGCAGCCCGGCTGGCAGCGCGCGCAGCAGCGCCACCGTCAGCGGGTAGCCGGGCGGCAGCAGCTCGGTCGTGACGATGTAGGTGCTGCCCCAGATCGCGGGTGCTGACGCGGTGAGGAGGACGTCGGTGGTGCGGCTTGTCATGGGTCGAATCTATGGAATTGACCGCCGGTTGTGAATGTTCGAATAATGAATTGATTCTTTACCGCCAGTCGTCAATTCGCAGCGTTTCCAGCATGGACCATCTCACGGCCCTCAAGGTGTTCCGCACCACCGCCGCCACGGGCAGCTTCGCCGGTGCCGCGCGGCAACTGGGGCTCTCGGCCGCGGCCGTCAGCAAGAACATCGCGCAGCTGGAGGCGCACCTGAAGGTGCGGCTCATCAACCGCACCACGCGGCAGATGAGCCTGACCGAAGCCGGCGCCGCGTACCACGAGCGCCTGTCGCGCATCCTCGACGAGCTTTCCGAGGCCGACGCCGCCCTCGCGCCCATGGGCAGCAGCCCCGGCGGCGTGCTGCGCGTGAGCGCGCCGCTCACTTTTGCGCTCACCTCGCTGTCGCCCGCCATTCCCGAGTTCATGGCCCGCTACCCCAAGCTGCGGCTCGAGCTCAACCTGCAGGACAGCCGCTCGGACATCATCGGCGAGGGCTACGACCTGGCCATCCGCGGCAGCGACCGGCTCGAGGATTCCAGCCTCGTCGCGCGCCGCCTCATGACCATGGACCACGTGCTGTGCGGCGCCCCCGGCTACTTCGCCGCGTTCGGCCGCCCCACGCAGCCCGAAGACCTGAAGGCCCACGAGTGCGTGCAGTTCACGCTCTCCGGGCATGCGAACAGATGGACCTTCAACCGCGCCGGCCGCAGCGTGGCGGTGCCCGTCGACGGACGCTACAAGGTCAGCTCCAGCATCGCCGTGCGCGACGCGCTGCTCGCGGGCTTCGGCCTGAGCCTGATCCCGCGCATCTACGTCGAGAACGAGCTGGCCTCGGGCCGCCTGCAGGCGGTGCTCGAAGACTGGGAGGCCGACAAGACGCCGGTGTACGCGGTCTACCCCTCGCGTCACCTCGCGGCGAAGACGCGCGCTTTCGTCGACTTCCTGACCGAGCGGTTTTCGGCGCGCTGATCGCTCCGGAGCGGCGCGCTCAGTCGGCGCCGGGCGCCGGTTCCGGGGCCTGCCAGCCCAGCAGCTCGGCCAGCCGCTGCACGATCCAGGCGGCTTCCGCCGCCGACACGCCCGCCTCGGGCGTCGCCAGCCCGGCGTGGATGCGCCGCAGGATCTCGCTCTCGATCGGTATTTCGGTGTGGTGCTGGATCTGCGCGTGGCCCACGAGATGGTTCGCCAGGTCTTCGCAGATCTCGTAGCGCGCGCGCACCACGCCGATCGGCTCGCTCAGGCGCTGGCGCGCGTCGCTGTAGACCGCGAAGAACGAGGGCGGGATGTAGATCTGGTTGTCGTCGGACATCGCGAATCGCTCAGGAAGGCCGTCGTCCCAACGACAAAACGCGCCCGGGGGCGCGTTCGTCGTCGTGGCTCCGTGGAGCCGGCGAAGGCTGGATCAGCCGCCCTTCTTGGCGCGCTTGCCAGGGTTCTTCTTGCTGCGCGTTGC includes the following:
- a CDS encoding tautomerase family protein, producing MPLVTIRLARREQPATREQKAALIAGATRLLQEVLGKRPEDVTVLIDEIDPDNWGQGGESATVLRQRRRAAGS
- a CDS encoding EamA family transporter, with the protein product MTSRTTDVLLTASAPAIWGSTYIVTTELLPPGYPLTVALLRALPAGLLLMLIVRKLPERAWWGRIFVLGALNFSVLWAMLFLAAYRLPGGVAATITSVQPLLVVFLAGAFLGAPVRALSVAAAVVGIGGVALLVLTPNAALDAVGIAAAIAAAVSMAFGTVLSRRWQPPVSALTFTAWQLTAGGLLLLPVALLLEPPLPSLTLHNWIGFGWLGLVGAALTYIVWFRGVARLEPSAIAPLAFLSPVTAVILGWALLGQSLSAWQMLGIGIVIASIWLSQRAQRGGQRWQNHAATPSGGIRSCPSSPSASLAASNPPPASRRPR
- a CDS encoding GntR family transcriptional regulator, with translation MAAPKTDSRPPPKRRAADLAYDAIETLLSTVQLEPGSQIAEADLAERTGLGRTPVREALMRMVSIGLIVQQPRRGLLVSTIDLADHLDVILTRRVLERLIAACSARRATAQQRTAIVHCAEMMVEAAGRGDLNDYMKADRALDLVNHQASHNDSAVKAVVPLIVQCRRFWYAYQHEGEIVEGANAHLELAQGIATGDEAAAIAGADRLMDYLEVFARKIIDR
- a CDS encoding LysR family transcriptional regulator; the encoded protein is MDHLTALKVFRTTAATGSFAGAARQLGLSAAAVSKNIAQLEAHLKVRLINRTTRQMSLTEAGAAYHERLSRILDELSEADAALAPMGSSPGGVLRVSAPLTFALTSLSPAIPEFMARYPKLRLELNLQDSRSDIIGEGYDLAIRGSDRLEDSSLVARRLMTMDHVLCGAPGYFAAFGRPTQPEDLKAHECVQFTLSGHANRWTFNRAGRSVAVPVDGRYKVSSSIAVRDALLAGFGLSLIPRIYVENELASGRLQAVLEDWEADKTPVYAVYPSRHLAAKTRAFVDFLTERFSAR